In one window of Paracoccus saliphilus DNA:
- a CDS encoding carbonic anhydrase has product MSNVRPLPQYLISRYHGWKATAYAENSAWYRRLADDGQRPRAMVISCCDSRVHVTSIFGADSGEFFIHRNIANLVPPHAPDGQQHGTSAAVEFAVTALHVAHLIVVGHTSCGGVAGCHAMCSGQAPELEEKSSFVGRWMDILRPGYERVKDLPEDEQVKALEREAVLVSIENLMTFPFVQSAVESGELSLHGLVHDIREGTLWQAEDGGKRWIAV; this is encoded by the coding sequence ATGTCCAACGTTCGTCCCCTGCCGCAATATCTGATCAGCCGCTATCACGGCTGGAAAGCCACCGCCTATGCTGAAAACAGCGCATGGTATCGGCGATTGGCCGATGACGGCCAACGGCCACGGGCGATGGTGATTTCCTGCTGCGATTCGCGGGTGCATGTCACCAGCATCTTCGGGGCCGATTCGGGCGAGTTCTTCATCCACCGCAATATCGCCAACCTCGTGCCGCCTCATGCGCCTGACGGGCAGCAGCACGGCACCTCGGCGGCGGTCGAATTCGCCGTGACGGCCCTGCATGTGGCGCATCTGATCGTCGTGGGGCATACCAGTTGTGGCGGGGTGGCCGGGTGTCACGCGATGTGCTCGGGGCAAGCGCCCGAACTGGAAGAGAAATCCAGCTTCGTCGGCCGCTGGATGGATATCCTGCGTCCGGGTTACGAGCGGGTAAAGGACCTCCCCGAAGACGAGCAGGTCAAGGCGCTTGAACGCGAGGCGGTCCTGGTCTCGATCGAGAATCTGATGACATTTCCCTTCGTGCAATCCGCTGTCGAAAGCGGTGAACTGTCGTTGCACGGCCTGGTTCACGACATCCGCGAGGGCACCTTGTGGCAAGCCGAAGACGGGGGAAAGCGCTGGATAGCGGTCTGA
- a CDS encoding DedA family protein, with translation MFDWITSFIEGGGALAIAALMLLENVFPPIPSELIMPLAGFNAARGGTPLLLVILAGAAGSLAGAWLWYLVGRAYGMDRLRHMIVRHGRWLTMTPSELERAQQWFDRHGRSAVFFGRLFPTVRTLISVPAGLARMFMPRFILFSALGSILWCSMLALAGYWLESRYEQVSAWLNPVSTVIVIALIACYIWRVIRWRPNS, from the coding sequence GTGTTCGACTGGATCACCAGCTTTATCGAGGGCGGCGGGGCATTGGCCATTGCCGCCCTCATGTTATTGGAAAACGTCTTCCCGCCGATCCCCTCCGAACTGATCATGCCGCTTGCCGGATTCAACGCGGCACGCGGCGGAACGCCCCTGCTTCTCGTTATCCTTGCCGGAGCCGCAGGATCGCTGGCAGGGGCGTGGCTATGGTATCTCGTGGGCCGAGCCTATGGCATGGATCGACTGCGCCACATGATCGTGCGCCATGGCCGCTGGCTGACAATGACCCCGTCCGAGCTGGAGCGGGCACAGCAATGGTTCGACCGCCATGGACGTTCGGCGGTCTTCTTCGGCCGCCTGTTCCCTACCGTCCGCACGCTGATCTCGGTTCCTGCAGGTCTTGCGCGGATGTTCATGCCACGGTTTATCCTGTTCTCGGCCCTCGGAAGCATTCTTTGGTGCAGCATGCTCGCCCTGGCCGGATATTGGCTTGAAAGCCGCTATGAGCAAGTCAGCGCATGGCTGAACCCCGTCTCGACCGTTATCGTCATCGCCCTGATCGCCTGTTACATCTGGCGGGTGATCCGGTGGCGGCCGAATAGCTGA